ttgataatttcccatacaacgccttgtactgcaagatgtcagttaatcgaaatcaatgaaaattttcttttgacttgacattcttctgcacggcgaattcccaaggcgaatccataccaggtggtggcaaagcgaattcaaccaattcgccgtgcagaagaatgtcaagtcaaaagaaaattttcattgatttcgattaactgacatcttgcagtacaaggcgttgtatgggaaattatcaagaagaagcaatcagctgttgggataacaccacctttactgaattcgccttggattcGCCTTGAcatcaatgatgacatgatacgaaacattcattctctctcaattcgtttccaggaatgggtcttaaagttcattcaattgtaaacattggttcattcgattgtaaacaaacttcattcgtttccaagaatgggtcttgaagatcagagttgcgtaaaccgcgcaaaaaaaattccaagaaaatcagtgcgttttcattatttttcatttcaagtgtattcaactacataagcggatcaaaaatttgtaaaaaaggtacaagaaataacaaaattaaatgagctgttatattaacgcacgaaaagagataagtacattttatcttagctatcaaaaaattaaatttcacgtgttgtcacggaaaaatttttaacggggaaaataagcttttttttgtatttgtgatcctgaaaaaattcgagttttttgatatcccatttgacaatcttgagtaagttttcggtgaaaatcataaattaaacctttaccatataaaataccccaaagttattccgaaatgcccaaatttgattttgaggatgatggcatctatggtcaatgttataaaaaatgcacattttcacacGCTCTCAGaaagcgagaagtttcatatcatgtcatcattgctgTACATCTATAATTTCTTTGAAGAAAAGTTGTAGAATTTTCCTCCCTTTCTTtagtgttttaaataaaaaaattttgaatataaatcAAAGCGAGATGCTAGGTCAACTGCTGCGAAACTTTTATCGCTCTCTATCATTACATTCGCAAGTAACGAAATCGATTGCGGCTACAAAACTTTACAACATTGAAAAGCTGCAAGTGCATCCTCTTTCAAGTTATTCAACGCGTACATCCACTCGTTGGAAGTATTCAACTGCTCATAATACAACGGTAACAGAAGATCCTTTACCTACATCTGAAACTGAATCTACAGTTGCTCTACAATATGATGATACAGAGGAGGACCCACGACGCTCGAATCTAGCTGTGGCATTACGCAAAAGCTATCGTCTAACCGACAAGGAAATAGAAAATGTGTTAAAAAATGAAGCTATTATTCGCGCAAAGGTGCATCGTAGTCGCCCACTTGTCCTTATTTTAGAAATACTTTGCTCTGGAGGAGTGGATAGGGAATCCTTGCTAAACTACCCATGGTTACTAACACTTAACCCAGGTATGTGCATTTCTTATTACTGCTTTATACACTTTTTCTTTGTATAACTTGGATTCACAGCGCGTTTGCAGGACAAGTTAGACCTATTATCAACTATACCACTACGCGACATAAACGactttgccccctttttacgctTGACTGCACAACGACTGAGTAAACTAGTTAAAATAATGGTATATGAAAAGAATCGAGTCCCACATGAAAATCGCATTTACTACATTAGTGAAATGCTACAAGTGAATCCAAGATTGATAGCAAAATATGTATCCAAGCGTTTGTTTATAATGGAAATGGCTTTCGAAACGCTGGAGGAAAATCTGAATCTTATGATTCACTATAATGTTTCACCACAAAACTTATTAAATGATTTGTGGGCTTTTCGGTATAGACCCAAAGCTGTGCAGCTGCGTTTGGAGAGGGCAACACGTGCAAAAAAAGATAAGATTATGCCATGGATGATACGTGCTTCTGAGCGTATACTGCAGAGGTAAGTGGAGATGTTAAATAAAGTTCCGTTGTGTTTTGCCCTGTTTCGATTGTGGTTCACTTGCAGATCAAAATTGCTTCCTAGCGTACACAGGTATCCCTAGCAAGAGAATTTAGCCGTTTGATCTTGATGAGAATAAAGAGGCCCTTCGTCTAATCAATAAACAATTGCGGATTATGGGTTTTAGTATATAACCTCAGTAGTATGCCTGTGGTAAAAAGCGACCAAACTCCAAATCCCGTTCCTAGGTTGTGCGCTAAGCTTGGGACTTGCCACGGATAAACGTTTTCCAATGAAACATATCGGCCAAAAAAGGCTTATAATGAATGATGAGTCTCATCTATGATCAGTCGAACAGGTTTATGTGAGATTTTAAAAGTTTAGTCTGCTTGATAGCTTGACTCATGAATAAGATCGCGTACCATTTGGATCCGATGCGGCATACTATCCGTGATAGTAGAAGTGATTGGCGATGTTGTGTTCCTATTTTGTGAAATATTTCTCATAAGTTTGCTGTCTTTAGATTGCtgtacagttgctccaccaacacacaggtaatacactaaggccagaaccatgtgcgtaggtttctgcgtaattTAGGATATTATATATTTAGTTACATTCCGATTTAAtcgtttactccaagtacgataatcttgtttttcaaacgtttttaataaaatttttttgtcgtttcgattcccgcactatccgccatttcATACTCAACCACATGCACAGCGCCGTTTTTTGGCatgcggttgagttgtgggggaAAACGAACTTAACGCGACGACGTTACAGAACGAAGTGCCACAACTACCTATAGCTGTAAATACCTCCCTCACACACCCTCATGTAATCAGATAGGTGTCACCAGAGCCCTGCCTTTTAAATATTTGAACGCATCAACTAGATGAGGTTAAcaatgagggggggggggggggggggcagaagCTGAGTAGCTAAAAGCTTTAAATTTCGCTCAAAAACCGCTTGAATCCCAAAAAAAGTAATTACATTTCGTTTGAATAAGAGATCTACAATTTAAACAGGGTTAAATAATTGGCTAAACTGAACTAAACTTTTTCTCAAAAACTCGAAATCAGGTCATTTCAGCTAACATTAGACGAACTTAATGTGTTAGGCGATAAAAAGGATGTATACGAATATATAGCAGATCGTTTGGGATTTGACGTTGAAAGCACCAAATGGATAGTGAATAAGCATCCAGCTGTTGCGCGAGTGCGCGTTACAAAGGTTTGTCATACGTTATAAATTAGATAAAATTAAGATATTAAAATTTATCTTTTTCTAGATCAAAGAAATAATTGACTATTTATTGAATGAAGCTGGGTTTACACGTCATGACATTGCGGCTGTACCACGTATTTTATGTCATAGTTTGGAAACAACAAAAGAACGCCTACAGGAGTTGGAAAGATACGATTGTCGTCCAAACAGTTTAGTGATAGTATGTCGGAGTAAACGTGAATATGAAAAGTTCGTGAAATCATGGTTAGAAACTCGATCAAAAATGCGTAAGCACGCAGAGAAGAGTAAAAGTGATACAGCTGAAACGTAATATAGAATAAGCCACGAAAAATACGATGTAGAAtactttgtaaaattatttttcttataggAAGAACTGAGGTTATATAAATGTTAAATATAGAAAGTTAattactttttaaattaaatttttttgtttttttacattttttaagcaAATTATTAGTTTTATATATAAGAAGTTCCAAGCCAAAACGCAAGAAGTGAATTATAACAAATTCATAGATAAATGAGAAAAATTGCATAGTATTAGATGGAGGCACATTTCAAAGTGATACTTATGGTTTACCTTTATCGGAGAATtatatttgaaattaagaaaGATGGTTGTTTCTTGAATTTTggtctaaaaaaaatattaattatatttTCACTCGAAATCTTTTGGAATTATTGCGTTTTCGCTTGGAAGTTATTGCATTTTATGCATTTTGGTTTAAATAGTATTTGTTATTTATTGAGTAGAGGGTTTAGAACTATTAGTTCAGTGAACCGGGCAAAAAGGGTTGGAACATGTCTACCATTTTAGTCacattaatattgttacgaatttcaGGAAACTTGTGATTGTTTTGCagattctgctaacgttcgaacctctgaactgtcgaataattaTCTAAATTATTCATTATAGTAAAATGATCTTTATTTGCACTACTTTGGTAGCAGtaattcacaattacaatactagcgtacttcactaatagcgtgttaaatGACTAATTTTTCCTATCCCCATCGggctagggggttagaatatacccgcggtaggtatgcctatcgtaagaggcgactaaaataccaaattgattcaaagagttgcgtagcgcaaccctttcaggttgccagcgcaatatatagcttctacaaaccCATTTGTCAAGCTCACCTATAAGTGGCGAATTCTGTTACATTAataaccgaggctctggcgaccccgaactcatcATGGATCTagaggtgggagggcggtatggcgcatgtggtcataacaaatcgttcccgagatggtcgggcttggtaccgaaacgtcccggatctgcatccggcgaaagaccatcaacatcgataacactccccgagatcttcggggagtgtccttatcgctacaacaacaacaacaactgatttTTCCTCAGCTTTTATGCtttcagttgcctcgttcgcctatttctctaGACGTTTCGCCAACCGCCTTCTCGAACAGTTGTACCTCATAGTTGCTTATTTAGCTATACACATGTATATGTGTGAATAATCtcatcttcgctcttagcttctGACTACATGCTTGCTTTGATGATGTTGTGCTTTTATTTACAAGCAGCATATTGATGTGttgaaatgctaatattcgccacaatatgaattTCATAGTTCAGCTATAGTTTTTCTTATGAGTAGtccattaaataatttttttgaattttaaggcCTTCCCTCTTCTGAAAAACTATTTTGTGCTGGACTAGGTGTCCTGTACGGAAAATCTAGTTCAAAACTGTTGAGCATCTAGTGCATTCGGAACCATTACCAGTTCGccttctatctcttttacatgcttttaactggcgaatttaacTTTTCGATGTCCTAGATGGTGTAAATTGTCCATGCTGTAGTTCCGAACTAAAAGTTTTCACTTTAAAACCACTGAtgacttttcgggtcacacttttcattattttatcagATTTTTCTTGAGAGTGGTTACACAAGGCATTTGAAAACACCAATGAATATAAAATCAGTATCCTAGtattcccagctaagtaagggcttCCTCTACCCTCCTATGTCATAGAAAAGCTGCTTTATGGATACTGCGCACCAGTGCTAGAAAATTCTATTCTATTCTGGAATTTATCCGTTTGCTACCACTCCGGCTCTCATCATGAatagagcatagagcagagccacCGCATAAAAATGTGATAGCATTTCTCCGGCTTTGCTATGCGCTACGTCGTTTAGAGGGGAGCgaggcaataaataaaatgtattgcTTTATGCTCCGTTGGGCGTTCGTGGTCATTTCGGCATACTTCGAGGCAATGTTAGGGTAATTTCGTGATAAATTCTGGATTTTTAAAGGATTATTGCGGAATGGTATGGATTATAAAGGTGGCATGTTCGGAAtgatttttggaaatatcttgtGGACCTCCTGCAGTAATTTGGGTGTCACTCGGGATGATTTTTGGAACTAATTACGGGGTCTATTATTTCGGATCGTAACACCAAATACGGGCCCAGGTTTACGAAATAAAACAGAGAGAGGTTGGCATTCCATACTATTATTTGAACTATTTGTGCATACATGCTTGATATCAAAATATGGAccgttaatgttgttgttgaacCGAGAAGGAaattccccgaaggccttggggagtgttatcgatgttcctcatggaacttggcggtggggagggagggatggcctgaaggtgtaatgtggccatataaatcgttcccgagatggtcgggctagcaccttaatggcgctgtgttaccggagcgtaccggatctgtatccggcaaaggaccaccacatCGATAGGGAAGTGTTATAGCCTTCGGGGAgtaccttatcgctacaacaaaaacaacaacaacaagaacaacaacaacattctaggccatctctccctccccccctagctccatgaggagttcggggtcgatAGAGTctcagctgttaatgaaacaggattcgccatggataggtgaAGTTCACAatagggttggagaagctatatattgcgctggcaaccccttgaatctatttggtattttagtcgcctcttacgacagacatacctaccgcaggtatattctaacccctaacccgctggggtcatgGACCGTTAATAATTATGGACCGTTAATAATTGTAATAAGTATTAGTAGAAATGCTTAACAGCTTAACGCGAAAGGCGTCCGATTTGAACTCTTGCCAGATTCGAATCTATTTCCTTTATTTGTACctatgtatatattgtaacgaatttagggaaattgcAACCTTCtgtttacgttcgtatcgctaaactgttgaataaataactccaatattcaataaacaagatggtctttattaggctacttggaaagtacttcacaataacacttaacttcacaaccaatagcgtacttaaatcaaactgattacagattactcagctttcgttgcttttatactctgtgcccaaatgtctagacgtttcttctgctagagttttctacttggttaccagctatgaacttacttacttacttaattggcgcttaaccgtctaaacggttatgaacttaaaaaaaaataaataaatgtaaggcgcgataacctccgaagagatctaaggccgagcttctcttccaatttgcgtcgtgctgctcttgattttccctacaaattggccggacgggacctacatgttttatgccgactccgaacggcatctgcaaggcagatgagttttcactgagagcttttcatggcagaaatacaccaggagcgcttgccaaacactgccgaggggcgaccccgcttagaaaaattttcttctaatttacaaaccttatttctaaaatttttgatgttgctttgcccggagtgcgaactcagggcatacggtgtggtaggcggagcacgctaccatcacaccacggtggccgaggTTATgaacttaccagctataaattacagatgcacgtttatagcctctcgcttagccatatgcgcgtgtatatgtgagtaatacttccaccgacgATTGCAtccttttgtgagtatctcagatatatgcatgtgaatttgtagtttatagtctctcgcatagccatatgcgtgtgtatatgtgagaactactttgctgatgattgcatacttttgtgagtatctctccgctgtttgtatgtacatatgtgtatacataatgattgatttgtttatgtacatacaaacgactgcttagtatcggctcaGAGATgaaagtatcccttagtgttgctaacattcctCACAAAATAAATCGTAAGGCATGCTTTTATGcacttttaaattaaacaatactCAAACACGTGattcatatgcacatacatatatacccaaATTTCACAAACCTTTTCATGCACACTTTTTAAAGCCATTTTGTCGCTTTTGAATTCATCCATAAATATATGTTTGTGATTTGGTTGACAGTGGTGGAATGGTTTCATTGCAATTACTTACCAAACCGCTAATGAAGAACAACAATGAAGCACCTGTGCAATTTCTTTGTTTGACGAAAACCTTTCACGTTAATATTTTTTTGCATTCTCAGTGCGCAAAAATTTGTAATCGAAATGTTAATGGATTACTTTTTGCAAGGATGTGCTAGTCTGTAAATTGAAATTGGGGATGATTTTTATACCATTCACGAAAATGATTTTTTCGATGttttcctcaaactgcattatttttcgTCCTtttgcgcttcgagttttgatgatatacgcgcatcttatgcttcgagttgtactgttatgcgtgtctcttgttctttcagttgtgtttccatcttggttgttataccatatatgttgagataccatatatgtatgtcttctgttcttccagttgggatgttatacgtgtctcctgcgattccagttgggatgacatatttgtggatatttgtgatgacatttctgttatgcgtgtttgctgggtttccatttttgtcgatatctgtgataacaaagccaatatcgcattagtctcgccgcttgcgactggatTCGGACTTCCGTTCCTCCCTTCCAATTTTGTtaatgtctcgtccccatcaggatggaagacatactcgtccacattaattccttccgaatccataacctctcgtagccgtgcttgaagttcagtcttattgccggttgtattcaatccacggctatcCAACTTCCTTtgcagttgctggatcttcaattcacttaactcgCCATGtgcaagttgtattcgaaatcttcggaatttattcaacaattcctcttctgacaccaactgtaatgaattttggggaattcggcttatttcaaaccttctgctaacgttcgaatcgctaaaccgttaaataaatcactccaatattcagtattgcaaactgctctttatttagattactttgggagtagagcaattatacttcaatatcacgtacttcacaatagcatGTTAATCAAACGCTtttatacagatccggtacgctccggtaaggtgctagcccgaccatctcgggaaagatttatatggccacattaaaccttcaggccatccctccctccccacccccaagtttcatgacaagcttgggatcgccagagcctcgtctgttagtgaaacgggattcgccgctggaaggtgaggttgacaattgggtttggagaagctatatattgcgctggcaacctgaaaaggttgcgatacataaccccttgaatctggtattttagtcgcctcttacgacaggcatacctaccgcgggtatattctaaccccctaacccgctggggctggtaatttagttatatgcgtaagtatgtgtgagtaagaacttcggct
The DNA window shown above is from Eurosta solidaginis isolate ZX-2024a chromosome 2, ASM4086904v1, whole genome shotgun sequence and carries:
- the mTTF gene encoding transcription termination factor, mitochondrial; this encodes MLGQLLRNFYRSLSLHSQVTKSIAATKLYNIEKLQVHPLSSYSTRTSTRWKYSTAHNTTVTEDPLPTSETESTVALQYDDTEEDPRRSNLAVALRKSYRLTDKEIENVLKNEAIIRAKVHRSRPLVLILEILCSGGVDRESLLNYPWLLTLNPARLQDKLDLLSTIPLRDINDFAPFLRLTAQRLSKLVKIMVYEKNRVPHENRIYYISEMLQVNPRLIAKYVSKRLFIMEMAFETLEENLNLMIHYNVSPQNLLNDLWAFRYRPKAVQLRLERATRAKKDKIMPWMIRASERILQRSFQLTLDELNVLGDKKDVYEYIADRLGFDVESTKWIVNKHPAVARVRVTKIKEIIDYLLNEAGFTRHDIAAVPRILCHSLETTKERLQELERYDCRPNSLVIVCRSKREYEKFVKSWLETRSKMRKHAEKSKSDTAET